The Methylomonas montana DNA window AAAGCGCACGGTGCTGGTAACGGGCGCCAGTTCCGGCATCGGCCGGGCGATTGCCCGGCTGTTATTAGCTGACGGCCATCGAGTGATAGGCACCGCCAGAGACAGCGGCCGCTTCGGCCGTCCCGATCCGAATTTCGTCGGCATGGCGCTGGACCTGGCAAAATTGGCCGAGATTCCGGCATTCGCCAAGCAAATCCAAAACAACTTCCCGGAACTGGATGCGGTGGTGTTTGCGGCCGGTTACGGCCAATTCGGCGGTCTGGAACAGTTTTCGTTCGAGCAGATCGAAAATCTGATGACTGTCAATTTCACTGCCCAGGCCTTTCTGACGCGGGCGCTATTGCCGAAATTAAAGCAAAAAACTCACGCCAGCCTGGTCTATATCGGCTCGGAAGCGGCCTTAAAAGGCAGCCGCAACGGCAGCATCTATTGCGCCAGCAAATTCGCGTTGCGCGGTTTTACCCAGGCTTTGCGCGACGAATGCGGTAAAAGCGCGGTGCGGGTGTCCTTGGTGAATCCGGGCATGGTCGATACCGCATTTTTTGATACATTGTCGTTCGCCCCTGGCAAGCAGCCCGGCCAAGCGTTATCGGCCGGCGACGTTGCCGATGCCGTTGCCTATATCCTGCAAGCCGGCCCGCATTGTGCAATCGACGAAATCAATCTGAATCCGCCCAGCAAAGTCATCGAATTTAAGAAATAAACCCAGATGCTAGCCAAACTCATCGTTTATTGCGCTTACTACTTGAAATCCGCCGATTGGTATCGCAGAGCTAAGCTGTTTTTCTACGACCTGCTCGAAAATAGCCATAGCCGCAAAAAGAAATATTTCGACGCGACGATGATCGGCTTGCTGATTTTGAGCGTGATTTTTCTGATTTACGACATCGAACACGCAGACAGCAAGATGGGCGGCTATTTCGAGCTGGCGATACTAATGGTGTTCATTGTCGAATATTTAATCAGGGGTTGGATTTATTCCGACTCTTATAAAGTAATCATTGAGGAATACGAAAAAGCGCTGTATTTGAATCTGGATTTCAATCTAGCCGGCGTCTTTAAAAAAGCCGTTGTCCGGGATATCGAATATATCTCCTCGCCGTTCGCGATTATCGACATCCTGGCCATATTGCCCAGCTACCGGCCACTGGACATCTTGCGCATCTTCATCATCTTCCGGCTGTTTAAATTATTCCGTTATTCCGATAGCGCCAAATTGTTTGCCGACGCGCTAGCCAGCAAACGCTACGAGTTGGTCACGCTGCTGGTATTTACCTGTTTTCTGGTGTTTATCGCCAGTGTGTCGATTTACATGTTCGAATATCAAGCGGTCCGTAGCGGCATCCACAACCTGTTCGACGCCTTTTATTGGACCATCGTTACGCTGGCTACCGTGGGCTATGGCGACATTACGCCCCAAACCACCGGCGGCCGCTGGGTGACCATTTTCCTGATACTGGCCAGCCTGGGTGTGTTGTCGTTCTTCACCTCCATCCTGATCACCGCGTTCAGCGAAAAAATGCTGTCGGTACGCGAAGGCAGGGTATATGCCGAGTTGGAACGTTACGACAACTTCATCATCATTTGCGGTTTCGGCCGGGTTGGTCAGGAAATCGCCCGGCATTTGCATAATGATCGGCAAAAGTTCGTGGTGATCGACAGGGTTCCGGCCAGGATAGCCTTGGCCAAGAAGCGCGGATATCTGGCGATCGAAAGCGACGCCAGCAACA harbors:
- a CDS encoding SDR family oxidoreductase, with protein sequence MHTVKRTVLVTGASSGIGRAIARLLLADGHRVIGTARDSGRFGRPDPNFVGMALDLAKLAEIPAFAKQIQNNFPELDAVVFAAGYGQFGGLEQFSFEQIENLMTVNFTAQAFLTRALLPKLKQKTHASLVYIGSEAALKGSRNGSIYCASKFALRGFTQALRDECGKSAVRVSLVNPGMVDTAFFDTLSFAPGKQPGQALSAGDVADAVAYILQAGPHCAIDEINLNPPSKVIEFKK
- a CDS encoding NAD-binding protein → MLAKLIVYCAYYLKSADWYRRAKLFFYDLLENSHSRKKKYFDATMIGLLILSVIFLIYDIEHADSKMGGYFELAILMVFIVEYLIRGWIYSDSYKVIIEEYEKALYLNLDFNLAGVFKKAVVRDIEYISSPFAIIDILAILPSYRPLDILRIFIIFRLFKLFRYSDSAKLFADALASKRYELVTLLVFTCFLVFIASVSIYMFEYQAVRSGIHNLFDAFYWTIVTLATVGYGDITPQTTGGRWVTIFLILASLGVLSFFTSILITAFSEKMLSVREGRVYAELERYDNFIIICGFGRVGQEIARHLHNDRQKFVVIDRVPARIALAKKRGYLAIESDASNNEVLINAGICRGASAILCITGDDVINVYITLTSRHLNKGLRIISRANRHDNVNKLYQAGADNVIRPFEIAGLLAAEFVGQPVAFEAISGILHNQTEIVMESVLVSEKSALDDQQIGQLDLQQRKLTLLGVISDNPIHLKHKNKYQVKQQHFYFNPEAQFILRHGDMLVLLGRKYGIDHFRDQVEQRRLFSRKPA